Proteins encoded by one window of Geobacter sp. DSM 9736:
- a CDS encoding DUF2914 domain-containing protein, with the protein MRFLAIILLTLCICTPAAGADLKVTEMAVTTRLIDGRPVDSVHRISSTPARELFCFTRIFGGSAEEHTVIKHIWYKNEKPVAEYELPVKGKRWRASSSHPVGKGSAGEWRVDAVDSGGSVLKSVKFRMN; encoded by the coding sequence ATGAGATTTCTAGCCATAATCCTGCTGACTCTTTGTATCTGCACCCCGGCTGCCGGGGCCGATCTGAAGGTGACCGAAATGGCGGTGACCACTCGGCTCATCGACGGAAGACCTGTCGACTCGGTGCATCGCATCTCATCCACTCCCGCCCGCGAGCTTTTCTGTTTTACGAGAATCTTCGGCGGATCAGCCGAAGAGCACACGGTCATCAAACATATCTGGTATAAAAACGAAAAGCCGGTGGCGGAATATGAACTTCCGGTGAAGGGAAAAAGGTGGCGCGCCTCCAGCTCGCACCCGGTCGGGAAGGGGTCGGCCGGCGAGTGGCGGGTGGATGCCGTGGATAGTGGCGGTAGTGTTCTCAAGAGTGTCAAGTTCAGGATGAACTGA
- the argJ gene encoding bifunctional glutamate N-acetyltransferase/amino-acid acetyltransferase ArgJ, producing the protein MEVKGFKFSAVEAAVKKPGRLDLGLIFSETPAAVSAVFTTNRVKAAPVLLCMERVGAPCQALVVNSGNANACTGSRGMEDARKTAQLVAEGLGIPDEAALVSSTGVIGQPLPMDRITAAIPQLIEGLSTGTLDDISRAIMTTDTFPKLETRSGEAGGVPYTVAGIAKGAGMIMPNMATMLAFIVTDAAVDPGCLQRIFREACDSSFNVISVDGDTSTNDTALIMANGAAENPLIGEGMPEASRFAGLVHDLLLSLAKQIVKDGEGATKFVTIRVNNASSVAEAKQAAMAIANSLLVKTAFFGQDANWGRIIAAVGYSGALVDPDSVDIFFDDVQMASDGVFAGGDAEQRGTEVLNRKEFTVTVDLKVGKGTATVYTSDLSYDYVKINADYRT; encoded by the coding sequence ATGGAGGTGAAGGGCTTTAAATTCTCAGCTGTCGAAGCGGCTGTCAAGAAGCCGGGGCGGTTGGACCTCGGGCTGATTTTTTCCGAGACGCCGGCTGCAGTATCGGCTGTTTTCACCACCAACAGGGTTAAAGCCGCCCCCGTCCTCCTTTGCATGGAGCGGGTGGGGGCGCCATGCCAGGCGCTTGTGGTGAACAGCGGAAACGCCAATGCCTGCACAGGAAGCCGGGGGATGGAGGACGCACGGAAAACGGCTCAACTGGTGGCGGAAGGCCTCGGCATTCCCGATGAGGCAGCCCTTGTTTCCTCGACAGGTGTGATCGGCCAGCCCCTTCCGATGGATCGCATAACGGCTGCAATCCCGCAGCTTATCGAAGGGCTTTCCACCGGCACCCTTGACGATATCTCTCGTGCCATCATGACCACCGATACGTTTCCGAAGCTTGAAACCCGAAGCGGCGAGGCTGGGGGAGTTCCCTACACTGTTGCGGGAATAGCCAAGGGCGCCGGAATGATCATGCCCAACATGGCTACGATGCTTGCGTTCATCGTCACCGATGCCGCCGTTGACCCTGGCTGCCTGCAACGGATCTTCCGTGAGGCGTGCGACAGTTCCTTCAACGTAATCAGTGTTGACGGTGATACCTCCACTAACGATACCGCACTCATCATGGCCAACGGGGCGGCGGAAAATCCGCTGATCGGTGAGGGAATGCCCGAGGCTTCCCGCTTCGCCGGGCTCGTCCATGATCTCCTCCTTTCTCTGGCAAAGCAGATCGTGAAGGATGGAGAAGGGGCGACCAAGTTCGTCACCATACGCGTCAATAATGCCAGCTCCGTGGCGGAGGCGAAGCAGGCAGCCATGGCCATTGCAAATTCTCTCCTTGTGAAGACTGCCTTCTTCGGGCAGGATGCCAACTGGGGGCGGATCATCGCAGCTGTCGGCTATTCCGGCGCCCTTGTCGACCCGGATAGTGTCGATATATTTTTCGATGATGTCCAGATGGCCAGCGATGGGGTCTTTGCCGGCGGGGACGCGGAGCAGAGGGGGACAGAGGTGCTCAACAGGAAGGAGTTTACCGTGACGGTCGATCTGAAGGTCGGCAAAGGAACGGCAACGGTGTACACTTCCGATCTTTCCTATGACTATGTAAAAATCAATGCAGACTACCGCACCTGA
- the secA gene encoding preprotein translocase subunit SecA translates to MFGNLIKKLVGSKNERELKRMWPIVEKIGALEPELAKLSDEQLRNKTFEFKERIARGESVDSLLPEAFAVCREAGKRVHNMRHFDVQLIGGMVLHQGKIAEMKTGEGKTLVATLPAYLNALTGRGVHVVTVNDYLARRDSEWMGRIYNFLGLSVGVIVHGIDDNERREAYNADITYGTNNEFGFDYLRDNMKFALEDYVQRPFYYAIVDEVDSILIDEARTPLIISGPTEDSTDKYYIIDRIIPQLKKGEVKEEEANTLSGKRKAYTGDYTIDEKAKSATLTEEGVLKVEKLLRIDNLYDPRNMEILHHVNQALRAHALFKRDVDYVVKEGEVLIVDEFTGRLMPGRRWSDGLHQAIEAKEGVVIENENQTLATITFQNYFRMYEKLSGMTGTADTEAEEFHKIYKLDVTVIPTNRPLLRPDFPDVVYKTEREKFKAVIEEIKECHAKGQPVLVGTISIEKSEVLSDFLRKDGVPHNVLNAKQHEREAEIVAQAGRKGMVTIATNMAGRGTDIVLGGNPDGLAKQWRSGNPEATEEDYQAVLQKFKEQCAKEHDEVVSLGGLHILGTERHESRRIDNQLRGRSGRQGDPGSSRFYLSLQDDLLRIFGSERVAKIMDLLKIEEGEAITHGMITRAIENAQKKVEAHNFDIRKHLIDYDDVMNKQREVIYTQRREILGGEEIRESFLEMMEETVEDLAGEYAIEKVSATEWDWNGIYEGAYRLFGIQLDIPEETMTRLNSENFRVLLREKVRELFDAKLTDFGDEVMDHLIKVIMLQTIDAQWKDHLLSIDHLKEGIGLRGYGQKDPKQEYKKEAFNLFMNMITRIRGEVVEKIFWVQLARQEDVEQIEQEQQKKQRLVFSAGGEEVAQQPVKAKKTAGRNDPCPCGSGKKYKKCCGK, encoded by the coding sequence ATGTTTGGAAACCTGATCAAGAAGCTTGTCGGCAGCAAGAATGAGCGCGAGCTGAAGCGGATGTGGCCGATCGTTGAAAAGATCGGCGCGCTGGAACCGGAACTCGCCAAGCTGTCAGATGAGCAGCTACGTAATAAGACCTTTGAATTCAAGGAGCGGATAGCTAGAGGGGAAAGCGTTGACTCGCTTCTTCCGGAGGCTTTTGCAGTCTGCCGCGAAGCAGGAAAGCGTGTCCACAACATGCGCCACTTCGACGTGCAGCTGATCGGCGGGATGGTCCTTCACCAGGGAAAGATCGCGGAGATGAAGACAGGGGAGGGGAAAACACTTGTCGCTACTCTGCCTGCATACCTGAACGCGCTCACGGGTAGGGGAGTTCACGTCGTGACGGTGAACGATTACCTTGCCAGGCGCGACTCCGAGTGGATGGGGCGGATCTATAATTTTCTCGGCCTTTCTGTGGGCGTCATCGTGCACGGGATCGACGACAACGAACGCCGTGAGGCATACAACGCCGACATCACCTACGGCACCAACAACGAGTTCGGCTTCGACTACCTGCGCGACAACATGAAGTTCGCTCTGGAAGACTACGTCCAGCGCCCCTTCTACTACGCCATTGTCGACGAGGTCGACTCGATCCTCATCGACGAGGCGCGGACTCCGCTCATCATCTCCGGACCCACCGAGGACTCCACCGATAAGTACTACATCATCGACCGGATAATCCCCCAGCTGAAAAAGGGTGAGGTGAAGGAAGAGGAGGCGAATACTCTCTCCGGAAAGCGCAAGGCCTACACCGGCGACTACACGATCGACGAGAAGGCGAAATCGGCGACCCTCACCGAGGAGGGGGTCCTAAAGGTTGAGAAGCTCCTTCGCATCGACAACCTCTACGATCCGCGCAACATGGAGATACTTCACCACGTGAACCAGGCGCTGCGCGCCCACGCCCTTTTCAAACGGGACGTCGATTACGTGGTGAAGGAAGGTGAGGTCCTTATCGTGGACGAATTCACCGGCCGTCTCATGCCGGGGCGCCGCTGGTCAGACGGCCTTCATCAGGCCATCGAGGCTAAGGAAGGTGTGGTCATCGAGAATGAGAACCAGACCCTTGCAACCATCACCTTCCAGAATTACTTCCGCATGTATGAAAAGCTCTCCGGGATGACCGGTACCGCCGATACCGAAGCCGAAGAATTTCACAAGATCTACAAGCTCGACGTAACGGTCATACCCACCAATCGGCCGCTACTGCGCCCCGACTTCCCGGATGTGGTCTACAAGACCGAGAGGGAGAAGTTCAAGGCGGTGATCGAGGAGATCAAGGAGTGCCACGCCAAGGGGCAGCCGGTGCTTGTGGGCACGATATCCATCGAGAAATCGGAAGTCCTCTCCGACTTCCTCAGGAAGGACGGCGTTCCCCACAACGTCCTCAACGCGAAGCAGCACGAGCGGGAGGCGGAGATTGTGGCGCAGGCGGGGCGTAAGGGGATGGTGACCATCGCTACCAACATGGCGGGCCGTGGTACCGATATTGTTCTCGGAGGTAACCCGGACGGGCTCGCCAAGCAGTGGCGATCGGGCAACCCGGAGGCGACCGAAGAGGATTACCAGGCGGTGCTGCAGAAGTTCAAGGAGCAATGCGCCAAGGAGCACGATGAGGTTGTAAGCCTGGGAGGCCTTCATATCCTTGGTACTGAGCGGCACGAGTCGCGGCGCATCGACAACCAGTTGAGGGGCCGTTCCGGTCGTCAGGGGGATCCAGGCTCTTCCCGCTTCTATCTGTCGCTTCAGGATGATCTGCTGCGCATTTTCGGGTCGGAGCGGGTTGCCAAGATCATGGACCTCCTCAAGATCGAGGAGGGGGAGGCGATAACCCACGGGATGATCACGAGGGCCATCGAAAACGCCCAGAAAAAGGTGGAAGCGCACAACTTCGACATCCGCAAGCATCTGATCGATTACGACGACGTCATGAACAAGCAGCGCGAGGTGATCTATACCCAGCGCCGCGAGATCCTCGGAGGCGAGGAGATCCGGGAGAGTTTCCTCGAGATGATGGAGGAAACTGTTGAGGATCTGGCGGGGGAATATGCCATAGAAAAGGTTTCCGCCACCGAGTGGGACTGGAACGGCATCTACGAGGGTGCTTACCGCCTGTTCGGTATCCAGCTCGATATTCCCGAAGAGACGATGACGCGCCTTAATTCCGAGAACTTCCGGGTACTTCTCAGGGAGAAGGTCCGCGAACTGTTCGACGCGAAGCTGACCGACTTCGGCGACGAGGTGATGGATCACCTCATCAAGGTGATCATGCTTCAGACCATCGACGCCCAGTGGAAGGACCATCTCCTCTCCATCGATCACCTCAAGGAAGGGATCGGATTGCGCGGGTATGGACAGAAGGACCCGAAACAGGAGTACAAGAAGGAAGCGTTCAACCTCTTCATGAACATGATTACCCGAATTCGGGGGGAGGTTGTCGAGAAGATATTCTGGGTTCAGCTCGCCCGGCAGGAAGATGTGGAGCAGATCGAGCAGGAGCAGCAGAAGAAGCAGCGGCTTGTCTTCAGTGCGGGCGGCGAGGAAGTGGCCCAGCAGCCGGTGAAGGCCAAGAAGACGGCGGGGCGAAACGATCCATGTCCTTGCGGGAGTGGGAAAAAATACAAGAAGTGCTGCGGCAAGTAG
- a CDS encoding tetratricopeptide repeat protein codes for MTVSEGGRDWLQYLVIILFSVLLVLFSMTRYADYDLWWHLKLGESVFETGKPFFTDTFSYTFAGKSQYCGEWIADLLIFLSYHTGGIAGVNLLKALVLSGTFFFLYRTMRDAEPDSRAGFAAAIITLVTVLFAIRFRLFVRPYLFSLLFTALFLFILGRSRHAGNQKLLFLLPIFQVFWANMSVGAVFGPVIFFLFAVDRAVRDRSGIRTNVLVLVGLLAATMVNPETWRIWTLTLDLSSDPYKALVGEYQPMSPEILWGFGLKYTLAFQILAFVSALYFVAMRGWRNIYLLLLYLLFLVESVLQIRMVEFFALVAAPAFATVVRTALVAVVTRIPGAEKWANVFVAGAIVLVVPLSVLGNTTYVLGADVKEDAFPEEALQFLDREQVTGTMFNSYSLGGYIIWRAPERKVFFDGRYRRLYNPAFYGSYTDIVESAAAWKAAEERYGFDYAVVEYDMLSKRFPLHLNDNPQWALVYWDNHSAVYLKRTPARERLIAAGEYRVAKPNFYDFKYLDRFRGPAATDALAQINREIALNPANQEPVLARVFLLYSMGPLYHEMALRDLEAIRLLKPDLAMEHSARAFLLMARGREGEAREAVKHALSLDPLDPGALELGNKLGMKLKLPRGIHH; via the coding sequence ATGACTGTTTCTGAAGGAGGTAGGGACTGGCTGCAGTACCTTGTGATTATACTGTTTTCAGTGCTCCTCGTACTTTTCTCCATGACACGGTACGCCGACTACGATCTCTGGTGGCACCTGAAGCTGGGAGAGAGCGTTTTTGAAACCGGCAAGCCCTTTTTCACGGATACCTTCTCATACACATTTGCCGGAAAATCTCAGTATTGCGGCGAATGGATCGCGGATCTCCTGATATTCCTCTCCTACCATACGGGTGGGATCGCCGGTGTTAATCTGCTCAAAGCTCTGGTGCTTTCAGGCACCTTCTTTTTTCTTTACCGGACCATGCGGGATGCGGAGCCGGATTCACGGGCAGGTTTTGCCGCAGCCATCATAACTCTCGTCACTGTTCTTTTCGCGATCCGGTTCCGTCTTTTCGTCAGGCCATATCTCTTTTCCCTTCTGTTCACCGCACTCTTTCTCTTCATTCTCGGTCGCAGCCGCCATGCAGGGAACCAGAAACTGCTCTTCCTGCTACCCATTTTCCAGGTATTCTGGGCGAACATGAGCGTGGGCGCCGTTTTCGGTCCCGTCATCTTCTTTCTCTTTGCCGTCGACAGGGCAGTCCGCGACAGATCCGGCATAAGGACCAACGTTCTGGTGCTCGTGGGGCTGCTTGCGGCCACCATGGTAAATCCGGAAACATGGCGAATCTGGACTCTCACGCTGGACCTTTCCAGTGATCCGTACAAGGCGTTGGTGGGGGAGTACCAGCCGATGTCTCCCGAGATACTCTGGGGTTTCGGGCTGAAATATACCCTCGCTTTCCAGATACTAGCATTCGTATCCGCATTATATTTCGTCGCAATGAGGGGGTGGAGAAACATCTACCTTTTGCTTCTCTATCTGTTGTTCCTCGTCGAGTCGGTGCTGCAGATAAGAATGGTAGAGTTTTTTGCCCTTGTGGCAGCGCCGGCGTTTGCAACGGTTGTGCGAACGGCACTCGTCGCGGTGGTAACCCGGATCCCCGGCGCGGAAAAATGGGCGAATGTCTTTGTGGCGGGGGCTATCGTCCTGGTTGTCCCGCTCTCGGTTCTTGGGAATACGACGTATGTGCTGGGTGCAGATGTGAAGGAGGATGCCTTTCCTGAAGAAGCACTCCAATTCCTTGACCGGGAGCAGGTCACCGGGACCATGTTCAACAGCTATTCCCTGGGAGGGTACATCATCTGGCGTGCTCCGGAGCGCAAGGTCTTTTTCGACGGCCGATACCGCAGGCTCTATAACCCCGCCTTCTACGGCAGCTATACTGACATCGTTGAAAGTGCCGCAGCATGGAAGGCAGCCGAAGAGCGATACGGATTCGATTATGCCGTCGTCGAATATGACATGTTGAGCAAGCGTTTCCCTCTTCATCTGAACGACAACCCGCAATGGGCCCTCGTCTATTGGGACAACCATTCTGCCGTTTATCTGAAGAGAACACCGGCACGCGAGAGGCTCATAGCTGCCGGAGAATACCGGGTAGCGAAGCCCAACTTTTACGATTTCAAGTACCTGGATCGGTTTCGTGGTCCTGCGGCAACGGATGCCCTTGCACAGATCAATCGCGAGATTGCCCTCAATCCCGCGAACCAGGAGCCTGTGCTGGCGAGAGTATTCCTCCTGTACAGCATGGGCCCCCTTTACCACGAAATGGCCCTGAGGGATCTGGAGGCCATCCGCCTGCTCAAGCCCGATCTGGCGATGGAGCACTCCGCCCGTGCGTTTCTTCTTATGGCAAGGGGACGGGAGGGTGAAGCCCGGGAGGCGGTGAAGCATGCACTTTCCCTCGATCCTCTCGACCCGGGCGCTCTGGAGCTGGGGAACAAGCTCGGTATGAAGCTGAAGCTTCCTCGTGGTATCCATCACTGA
- a CDS encoding TldD/PmbA family protein — MDYLAAIAVIEKLLKERSVEGYEIMLGTSRNLSVEVKEQKVDTFKCSTPVGVSIRVLRNGGMGFSYSTSLEERALSRMIDNAVIGAASQTPDEFYGFPEPQTYREMPDIFDGEMAGVDEAEKVARAMELERLALAFDPRVKRVRKATYGESNYEVMIVNSRGVRGSYRGTSVSSSVSVVAEEGDDSQMGWDFGFSPRFSGVDVAAVAASAASKAVGGLGARRISTMRCPVVLDNHVATEFLEVLAPSFLAEHVLKQKSLLAGRTGELLFAPCLSIRDDGTLSGGMATTPFDGEGVAHRNTTLVAEGVVQGFLYDTLYARKLGTDSTGNSTRGGVKGAPHMGVTNFFIENGRTPPADLCAGIERGMLITDVIGMHTANPISGDFSVGAAGFLIEGGTITAPVRGVAIAGNVIELFRNVEQVGNDLRFYGSVGAPALRIAALDVSGE; from the coding sequence ATGGACTACCTTGCAGCCATAGCCGTCATAGAGAAGCTTCTCAAGGAACGTTCCGTCGAAGGGTACGAGATCATGCTCGGCACCTCCCGCAATCTGTCGGTGGAGGTAAAGGAGCAGAAGGTGGATACCTTCAAGTGTTCCACCCCCGTCGGGGTGAGCATCCGCGTCCTCAGGAATGGCGGAATGGGTTTCTCCTACTCTACAAGCCTGGAAGAGCGCGCGCTTTCACGAATGATAGACAATGCGGTCATAGGCGCAGCGAGCCAGACCCCGGACGAATTCTACGGGTTTCCGGAGCCCCAGACCTACCGCGAGATGCCCGATATTTTCGACGGGGAGATGGCGGGGGTGGATGAGGCTGAAAAGGTTGCGCGGGCCATGGAGTTGGAGCGCCTTGCCCTTGCTTTCGATCCGCGGGTGAAGCGTGTGAGGAAAGCGACTTATGGCGAATCGAACTATGAAGTCATGATTGTCAACTCCCGGGGGGTACGAGGCAGCTATCGCGGCACGTCTGTTTCCAGCAGCGTCTCGGTAGTCGCCGAGGAGGGTGACGATTCACAGATGGGGTGGGATTTCGGTTTCAGCCCCAGGTTCAGCGGAGTTGACGTCGCTGCGGTGGCTGCCAGTGCCGCCTCTAAGGCTGTGGGGGGGCTCGGCGCACGCCGCATATCAACAATGCGATGCCCCGTCGTGCTCGACAACCACGTGGCAACCGAGTTTCTGGAAGTCCTTGCCCCTTCCTTCCTTGCTGAACATGTTCTGAAGCAGAAATCCCTTCTCGCGGGCAGGACCGGAGAACTGCTCTTTGCTCCCTGTCTGAGTATCCGGGACGACGGGACGCTCTCCGGGGGGATGGCCACTACTCCTTTCGACGGTGAGGGTGTGGCGCATCGCAACACGACTCTCGTTGCCGAAGGTGTGGTGCAGGGTTTCCTCTACGATACCCTGTACGCCCGTAAGCTCGGTACCGACTCCACCGGCAATTCTACGCGGGGTGGTGTGAAGGGCGCACCCCATATGGGGGTAACGAACTTCTTCATCGAAAACGGCCGGACGCCCCCTGCTGATCTGTGCGCGGGTATAGAGCGTGGAATGCTCATTACCGACGTGATAGGCATGCATACCGCCAACCCGATATCGGGTGACTTTTCTGTGGGTGCGGCAGGGTTCCTCATCGAAGGTGGCACGATCACCGCTCCCGTGAGAGGAGTTGCCATCGCAGGCAATGTTATTGAGCTTTTTCGCAACGTCGAGCAGGTCGGAAACGACCTGCGGTTCTACGGTTCGGTGGGAGCCCCGGCTCTTCGCATAGCTGCTCTGGACGTAAGCGGGGAATAA
- a CDS encoding N-acetyltransferase: MLRKGRIQDVKEIQKLLTHFASRGDMLSRSLAELYEALRDFYVVEEDGKLMGTAALHIVWEDLAEVRSVAVAEDAGRRGIGTRVVQACIDEARELGLRRVFCLTYKPDFFAKFGFRIVDKSELPHKVWGDCMKCVKFPDCDEIAMIMDLQ, from the coding sequence ATGCTCCGTAAAGGCCGTATTCAGGACGTGAAGGAAATCCAGAAGCTTCTCACCCACTTCGCGAGTCGCGGCGACATGCTGTCCCGATCGCTGGCAGAACTGTACGAAGCGCTCCGGGATTTTTATGTTGTCGAGGAAGATGGTAAACTGATGGGGACGGCTGCGCTCCACATCGTCTGGGAGGACCTGGCGGAGGTACGCTCAGTGGCGGTGGCGGAGGACGCAGGGCGGCGCGGCATCGGTACCCGGGTGGTGCAAGCCTGCATCGACGAGGCCCGGGAGCTCGGCCTCAGGCGGGTCTTCTGTCTTACCTACAAGCCGGATTTTTTCGCCAAGTTCGGGTTCAGGATCGTCGACAAGTCGGAACTACCCCACAAGGTGTGGGGAGACTGCATGAAGTGCGTGAAGTTTCCCGATTGCGACGAGATAGCGATGATCATGGACCTGCAGTAA
- the recN gene encoding DNA repair protein RecN — translation MLTDLTIKNFAIIDTLHVPFQPGLSILTGETGAGKSIIIDAVNLVLGGRASADLIRTGEEDAVVEALFDLSSFPGILSTLAETGIECDGELLVKRVVSRSGRNRVFINGGLSTIAALADIARLLINIYGQHESQTLLRPENHLALLDGYGRLEPLAGEFSLLYQEYRRVLGALKELEEGERDVERRQDMLSFQSDEIAGASLVAGEEEELLRERQLLAHGEKLLLHSQRAFELLYGGDASLLGQLQRVTGDVTEISAIDESLTGVLASLSESAYQLEDAALALRDYAAAVQADPERLGQVEDRLDLIGRLKKKYAPTIEEILDYKERIDHELQQLRNREQSREEMDRSLAELQNRLREKGGELSAGRRQAAAKLQEAMERQLNELAMKNAVFTVSFSTLAEPRSAGYEKAEFLFSPNPGEEPRQLVKIASGGELSRLMLALKQIHPESDVPTLVFDEVDTGIGGATSAVVGEKLKRVAAVQQVLCITHLPQVAAYADHHYRVEKRVDSGRTTTSVTPLQGEERVGEMARMLGGVKITETTLDHAREMIESARG, via the coding sequence TTGCTCACCGATCTCACGATCAAAAACTTCGCCATCATCGATACCCTGCATGTGCCTTTCCAGCCTGGCCTGAGCATCCTGACAGGTGAGACCGGAGCCGGGAAGTCGATCATCATCGATGCCGTCAATCTCGTACTCGGAGGAAGGGCTTCTGCCGACCTGATCCGTACGGGGGAGGAGGACGCGGTGGTCGAGGCGCTCTTCGACCTCTCATCTTTTCCCGGAATCCTTTCGACCCTTGCCGAAACGGGGATCGAATGCGACGGAGAGTTGCTGGTGAAGCGGGTCGTCTCCCGTTCCGGCAGAAACCGGGTTTTCATCAACGGCGGACTTTCCACCATTGCTGCCCTCGCGGATATTGCGCGGCTCCTCATCAACATTTACGGGCAACACGAATCCCAGACACTGCTGCGTCCGGAAAACCATCTGGCGCTGCTGGACGGATATGGTCGGCTTGAACCTCTCGCCGGCGAGTTTTCCCTGCTGTACCAGGAGTACCGCAGGGTGCTCGGCGCACTGAAGGAGTTGGAAGAGGGAGAGCGCGATGTGGAGCGTCGCCAGGACATGCTTTCCTTCCAGTCTGATGAGATTGCCGGGGCGTCTCTGGTGGCCGGGGAGGAGGAGGAGTTGCTGCGCGAACGGCAGCTTCTTGCTCATGGGGAGAAACTTCTCCTCCACAGCCAGCGGGCATTCGAACTTCTATACGGCGGGGACGCGAGTCTGCTGGGGCAATTGCAACGAGTCACGGGTGATGTAACGGAAATCAGTGCCATAGACGAATCACTGACTGGAGTTCTTGCATCGTTGAGCGAATCGGCCTATCAGCTGGAGGACGCCGCCCTGGCCCTGAGAGATTATGCGGCAGCGGTGCAGGCCGACCCGGAACGCCTCGGTCAGGTGGAGGACCGCCTCGACCTGATAGGGCGGCTCAAGAAAAAATACGCCCCGACCATTGAAGAAATTCTCGATTACAAAGAGCGGATCGACCATGAGCTGCAGCAGCTCCGGAACAGGGAGCAGTCGCGGGAGGAGATGGACCGTTCTCTGGCGGAGCTGCAAAACCGCCTGAGGGAGAAAGGGGGCGAGCTTTCCGCTGGCCGCCGCCAAGCCGCTGCAAAGCTTCAGGAGGCAATGGAACGTCAACTGAACGAACTGGCGATGAAGAATGCGGTCTTCACCGTATCATTCTCCACACTCGCCGAGCCCAGGTCTGCAGGCTATGAAAAGGCCGAATTTCTTTTCTCTCCAAACCCGGGGGAGGAGCCTCGCCAGCTTGTGAAGATAGCGTCGGGGGGGGAGCTCTCCCGACTAATGCTGGCGCTCAAGCAGATTCATCCGGAAAGCGACGTCCCCACCCTTGTCTTTGACGAGGTGGATACGGGAATCGGCGGCGCGACTTCGGCTGTTGTGGGGGAGAAGCTGAAGCGGGTGGCTGCGGTCCAGCAGGTTCTCTGTATCACGCATCTTCCCCAGGTAGCGGCATATGCGGACCATCACTACCGTGTGGAGAAGCGTGTCGATTCCGGCCGCACCACAACCTCCGTAACGCCCCTGCAGGGGGAGGAGCGGGTCGGAGAGATGGCACGCATGCTCGGCGGGGTGAAGATAACCGAGACTACACTGGACCATGCCCGGGAGATGATAGAGAGCGCACGGGGATAG
- a CDS encoding NAD(+)/NADH kinase codes for MKKIAIFAKVHDPRCLGVAEELVTWLEARGLEPVVEAHLARHLKFEPGTEPERIPDSADLVVVLGGDGTLISVARLIGERQVPILGVNLGSLGFLTEITLDEMYPALERCIAGNFQVSERMMLKTEVTREGEVISSHQVLNDVVINKGALARIIDLETSVDDYHLTTFKADGLIISSPTGSTGYSLAAAGPIVHPALDCLVITPICPHTLTNRPVVVDAGARISIILRSMNEDVFLTLDGQVGMELKAGDRIMIRRAEHRTRLVISQSKDYFEVLRTKLKWGER; via the coding sequence ATGAAAAAAATCGCAATCTTTGCGAAAGTCCACGACCCCCGTTGCCTCGGAGTTGCCGAAGAGCTGGTGACCTGGCTGGAAGCCCGAGGGCTGGAGCCGGTGGTCGAGGCGCACCTTGCTCGGCACCTGAAATTCGAGCCGGGAACGGAGCCGGAAAGGATACCGGACAGTGCGGATCTTGTCGTAGTTCTCGGCGGCGACGGCACTCTCATTTCCGTCGCCCGGCTGATCGGTGAGCGCCAGGTCCCGATCCTCGGAGTCAATCTCGGGAGCCTCGGATTCCTTACCGAGATTACCCTCGATGAGATGTACCCGGCCCTGGAGCGTTGTATTGCCGGCAATTTTCAGGTTTCGGAACGGATGATGCTGAAAACGGAGGTTACCCGGGAAGGGGAGGTTATCTCTTCGCACCAGGTGCTGAACGATGTCGTTATCAACAAGGGTGCCCTTGCCCGGATCATCGACCTGGAAACATCCGTCGACGACTACCACCTCACGACGTTCAAGGCGGACGGCCTTATCATATCCAGCCCCACCGGGTCCACAGGCTATTCCCTGGCAGCGGCCGGCCCCATCGTCCATCCGGCCCTGGATTGCCTGGTCATTACCCCCATCTGTCCTCACACACTCACCAACCGACCGGTGGTGGTGGATGCCGGTGCGCGCATCAGCATCATCCTCAGGTCGATGAACGAGGATGTCTTCCTCACCCTTGACGGTCAGGTGGGGATGGAGCTCAAGGCGGGAGACAGGATCATGATCAGGCGGGCCGAACACCGCACGCGGCTCGTCATTTCGCAAAGCAAGGACTATTTCGAGGTCCTGCGGACCAAACTGAAGTGGGGCGAGCGGTAA